The following nucleotide sequence is from Erinaceus europaeus chromosome 8, mEriEur2.1, whole genome shotgun sequence.
GCCTAAATTATTTTAAGGAAATCTCTTAAATGTTCATTGAGTATTTGCTTGTTAATCATgctattttaatattaattaacaTTGTGTATGGTCATAGAAGACTTTCACTACCCTCATAATATATAAATTTGACTgaatttaatgttaattttgtggcAGCTATTAAGGATGAAGATAAAAATGCTGAGTAAATTCTTGAATAGTTAAGCTTTAACAAAAATTAATCTTGGATTTATCTCAAAATTTCATTTcatctttgttttgctttgtttttgtttaaataaCAAGATTGTGCAGACCCAGATTTGTTTCTCAACTGTCCAGATGCTTTCAAACTACATGACAATACTTCCAAGGCTACAAATCCATTCTGGAATGAACTATCTGCTTCTAATCCATTTTTGGATGAAATAACTCAGCTACGAAATAACAAGAAGAAAACTAATACCTCCATCTTGAAGGAAGACCCTTATCTTTTTtatagagaaatagaaacagaaaattcTTTTGATTCCTCTGGTGATGAACTTGATGTGCATCAATTGCTTAGGCAACCTTCCTCAGGGAAATCTGGAAAATCTAAAAGTGTTTCAGAACTTTTGGATATTTTAGATGACACAACACATTCCCTTCGGAATATGCATAACTCTGATCAGATCTTAGAACAAGACCTAGAATGGCTTCAAAATGATCGAGAGGCTTATAAAATGGCTTGGCTAAGTCAACGTCAGCTTGCTCGCTCCTGCCTGGATTTGAATACAGTTAATCAGAGTCCTGGATGGGCTCAAACACAAGTTGCTGAGACTCCTATAGTTTGTAGATTAAACCATCAAGGAGGTTCAGTACAATTACCTGAATCAGGTATCAGTATTCACGTACCCCAAGGGCACGTGACAGTGGGAGAATTCCAAGAAGTGTCTCTAAGGGCTTTTCTTGATCCTCCACAAATGCTTAACCATGATCTTTCATGCACGGTAAGCCCACTCCTTGAAATCATGTTAAGCAATCTCAAAACAATGGAAGGAATATTGCTGGAGATGAAAATTGGGGCTGAAGTAAGAAAGGACCCTTTCAGTCAAGTCATGACAGAAATGGTGTGTTTACACAGCATGGGTAAAGATGGCCCTTTCAAAGTGTTAACCAATTGTTACTTTTATAAAGACATCATTCAAATTAAACTAATAGATTTGAGTCAGGTGATGTATTTGGTGGTTGCTGCACAAGCTAAAGCTATTCAGACACCAGCTGCAACCATTTGGGATTATATTCACAAAACCACTTCCATTGGAATTTATGGGCCTAAATATATCCACCCCAGTTTCACTATTATTGTCACAGTTTGTGGACACAGTTATATGCCAGGTAAACTTACAATCTCTGATATTAAGAAAGGCAGGAAAAACACATCCCCTGTTGTGTTTCAACTTTGGGGGAAGCATTCATTCTTACTAGACAGGccacaaaatttaaatatttctgcATATTCATGTGATCCTGATTTTGAAGTaaagacaaaggaagaaagacaagaaattAAACAAAAGCAGCTGCAAGCAGGCCAAGTAGTTCaccaaaaaattttattttctttagttgATTCCAGAGAAAtgcacttgtttgttttttgtattcAGGTGGATATCTCCAGTGGTAGACCACCCATCCAGTTTTGTATTACTAGCCCTGATCCAGCCCCAAACCTAAGGCTGTCAAGTCTTCCAGGGAATTCCCAGGAGAAGGAAATCAAGTCTGTTCCTTTATTACCAACAGTGCATGTTAAATATCCCACATTTCAGGACAAAAACTTGAACTTTACAACTTATGGGGTAACTTTGAAGACAGTGCTAAGGCAAAGCAAGATTGACTATTTACTTGAGTATTTCAAAGGGGACACGGTAGCTCTTCTTGGAGAAGATAAAGTAAAAGCCATAGGACATTCCAAGGTGAAAGAATGGTATGTGGGAGTGCTGAGAGGTAAGATTGGACTTGTACATTGCAAAAATGTTAAGGTgattacaaagaaaaaaggaatgtcTATGTCACATAGTATCTTTACAACTAGGCATCTTCTTGAACAGATAGCCTTACCCTTAAAAAAACTGACTTACATCTATTCAGTTGTACTGACTTTGGTGTCAGAAAAGGTTTATGATTGGAAAGTTTTAGCTGATGTCTTGGGCTTCTCACATTTGGCCCCAGAAGATTTTGACCAAATCCGGGCAGACAAAGAATCAGAAAAAGTTTCATACGttgtaaagaagttaaaagaagatTGCCATGCAGATAgaagtaccaagaagtttttctATGAACTTATTGTGGTGAGTATTTCTTGATCATAGTAATATAGTTACTATGGAAAACTTTATTTAAACTTGGCAATATTTATAACAAAACATATGAAAGAAGTTCAAACATTGTCAGTAGTTTAAATAATAAATGCTACTTTATGCTTTGATCTTTTCAAGATAATACAACTGGTTTCTTGGATTTGTTATTCAGTTGCTATTTTTCCCAGAATCCAGACCTTTATTGCATTTTTGAAACAAGAGTAAGGATTTCATCTATGCCagagaaaaatagttttaaaaaaactctCTTCTACTCACACATATTTAGAAGCCTCCAATCTATCAGAGAAGTATTGAAGGAGCTTAGGCCTGGATATCTGGCAAAAATACAGTTGAGTATAGGGGTACAGGATTCAGAGGCTAGCTCTTGAAATTTAATTTGCATAGTAAGTACAGGTTTTCTTGGCGTGTATTAATTTAGGGTAACTGGAATGGTGCTGATAAAGACTACGTATTCAAACTCCCTTATTCATCTCTAGACCTTGGGATTGGTTGTTTGCATATACTTAACACATGACTCTCTCTCTAAAGAATTTGACATCTGATGCTACTTCCATAATGATTTTACAGGTCTTGACACACTTTGGAAATCATTAAAGAGAAATAAGTTGTGACCCCccagaagttttttttctttcttttttaaattttttttatttattttatttttatttattatttttttaattttttatttaagaaaggattaatgaacaaaaatataaggttggaggggtacaactccacacaattcccaccacccaatccccataacccaccccctcccatgatagctttcccattctctagccctctgggagcatggacgcagggtcgtggagggttgcagaaggtagaagatgtggcttctgtaattgtttccccgctgaacatgggcgttgactggtcggtccatactcccagtctgcctctctctttccctaataaggtgggtctctggggaagctgaactccaggacacattggtggggtcttcaatccagggaagcctggccagcatcctggtggcatcgggaacctggtgattgaaaagagagttaacatatgaagccaaacaatttttgagcaatcatggatcccaagcttggaatagtggagaggaagtgttagggaggtactcactgcaaactctagtgtactactgctttcaggtatatattttgcagtagtttatggatacgtgtgcacataagctctctctcacagaaactggtgtatatctaggttatgggacttcgttagaaagtgaactacctgagatgaaattagagtgtactattaaaggaaaggtctcacccgagtaatgaagctgaagggttgtcattccacacgtgaagtctctggatacagtctgaggtgaagcatgttgaggtggcaatcgttgcgttggttaggttgtgatcggcagatgcaatattatttggtttggattgggaaatgcatacgggaaagtgggccctatccaagggttccaggactgggggaagtaggggctctatagtggagatgtgaggttcctgctgtcttagggttcaaaaagacaatcgatagttaatgttatcatcacattatttggtaattgggttaactttgaaaagtccctttgttatggtttgctgtacagtatccagtatcttgtatatagctgtgctattggatgcttctaatctacttggtctaggcttttgagggagtctgcatatcaaatacatagcctatatattaaaaagattcagtttgtcttttgagaaactttgagacatacaattgattttcccccctcatattaattaactactgatttatatgtctacattttgctaggagtgtacataaacaccattaccaccaccaaaggactgtgacccatccctcctgcccactcccaccccccactgtcccaggaagctgcatgtctaccccccaccactgggtttttactttggtgccctacttacaatttgatcaggtcctgcttttagtttccctttcagatcttcttagtcagcttctgttgatgagtgggatcatcccatactcatctttatctttctgacttagttcacttaacataattattctagctctctccaagatgggtcagagaaggtaggttcattgtttttgatagctgcatagtattccattgtgtatatataccacagctttctcagccactcatctgttgttgggtacctgggttgcttccaggttttagctattatgaattgtgctgctatgaacatagatgtacacacatctttttggttgggtgttatggagtctttggggtataatcccaggagaggaattactggatcatatggaaggtccatgtctagacttctgagagttttccagactgctctccacagaggctgtaccaatttacattcccaccagcaatgtaaaagggttcctctgtccccacaacctctccagcaattgttgctgctgtcctttttgatgtatgccattcttacaggagtgaggtggtatcttagtgttgtcttaatttgcatttctctgacaatcagtgacctagagccgtttttcatatgtttgttagccttttggatctcctctgaggtgaatgttttgttcatatcctctgcccatttttggatggggtcatttgcttttttggtgctaagttagctgagctctttatatattttggtgattagtttcttgtctgaagtctggcatgtgaagatcttctcccattctgtgaggggtctctctgtttgtttaatagtttctttggctgtgcagaagcttttcaatttgatgtagtcccattggtttgtttctgctttagtcttccttgcaattgggtttgattcatcaaagatgttcttgaggtgtatgtgggaaagtgttttaccaatgttttcctctaagtatttgattgtttctggtctgacatctaggtcgttgatacatttggagttgatttttgtttctggtgagataaaatggttcaatttcattcttcggcatgtttcaacccagttttcccagcaccatttattgaagagagcttcctttttccatttaatcctttgggcccccttatcaaatattagatgcccataggtgttggaatttacttctgggctttcaattctgttccactggtctgtgtgcctatttttgttccagtaccatgctgttttgatgatgatggctttataatatagtttaaggtctgggagtgtgatgcctccatttctgtttcttttccttaagatggttttggcaattctaggtgttttcaggttccagataaatgattgtagtgcttgttctattctcttaaagaagcttggtggaattttgatgggtattgcattaaatttgtatatggctctggggagaatattcattttgatgatatttatttttccaatccatgagcatgggatatctttccatttcttggtatcagtttctatttccttgagtagcgactcatagttttcagcatacaagtctttcacttctttggtcaactttattcctaggtatttgattgattttgctgaaacagtaaatgggagtgatttctggatgtcttcttcttcagatttagtgtttgcataaagaaatgccactgatttttctgcatttattttgtagtctgataccttgctatattgcctaataacttccagtaattttctactggattctttaggtctttctatgcatactattatatcatctgcaaatagtgagagcttgacatcttcccttccaatctgtatccctttgatttctttctcttgcctgattgctatggcaagaacttccaatactatgttgaagagtaacggtgacagtggacagccctgtctagtccccgatctgagggggaatgctatcagcttctgtccattgactatgatgttggctgtaggtttgctatatatagactccactatcttgaggaatttcccatctattcccattttttgtagagttttgagcatgaatgggtgttggattttgtcaaaggctttctctgcatctattgagataatcatgtggtttttggctttgcttttattgatgtggtgaatgacattgattgacttatggatgttgaaccagccttgcattcctgggatgaatcccacttggtcatgatgaacaatctttttgatgtgttactgtatccggttggccaagatcttgtttaatattttggcatctatgttcatcagagatattggtctgtagttttccttttttgttctgtccctatcagcttttggtatcagggtgatgttggcttcatagaaggtggaagggagtattcctgtttcttcaatcttatggaatagcttaagaagtatgggtattaactgtttcctgaaagttttgtagaattcgtttgtgaagccatctggtccaggacttttgttgttggggagattcttaataatggtttcaatttctttgtctgtgattgttgcatttagattttgtagttcttcttggttcagttttggaagtgcataggtttctaggaattgttccatttcttccagattctctagcttggtggcatatagttctttatagaagtttcgcaggattctctggatttctgtggtgtcagttgtgatatctcctgcatcatttacaattctattaatttgagtcttctctcttttttgtttggtgagtctggctaggggtttgtcaattttgtttaatctttcaaagaaccaacatttggcttcattgatcttttgtatggttcttttattttcgatgttgtttatttctgctcgaactttagtgatttctgtccttctggttgctttagggttcctttgttcctcttcctctaagtccttgaggtatgcagtaaggtcgttcatttgggcttcttcttggtgtttaatatgtgattgtatagctataagttgccctctcagtactgctttagctgtgtcccaaatattttgataggttgtgtcttcattttcatttgtttccaggaacatttgaatttcctgtttgagtgagtctctgacccagtggttcttaaggagcatgttgtttagtttccaatttctatgtcttttaataattttccgtttgttgttaaatgttagttttactccactgtggtctgagaagatacttgggatgatttcaatgctcttgaatttattgatgctgtctttgtggcctaacatgtggtctatccttgagtatgtgttatgtggatttgaaaagaaggtgttttccagttttttggggtggaggagtctgaaaatgtccaagaggtctagtctgtcaatctcttcattcaattctcttgtatctttattggttctctgctttgttgatctgtctaagtgtgagagtggggtattgaagtctcccactattattgtattactattgatgtatttttgaaattctttcagtagatgcttaatgtatttagatggtccctcgttggatgcatagatgttaataattgttaagtcttcttggctgattgatcctctaatcattatgtaatgtccttgcctatcttttattattttatttaatttaaaatctatagtgtctgagatgagaatagctgttcctgcccttttttgtggaccgttagcctgtatgatagttttccatcctttcactttaagtctgtgtttatcttgttgtgacagatgggattcttgcaagcagcatatggttgggttatgttttctggtccatccccccaccctgtgccttttgatgggtgagtttaagccattgacatttattgatattatgaatttaatgtattgtagtgccattgttctaaaaaacaatttgtttactctgatatattgcaagtattatagtgatgttcttgtttataagaggtcttttagtacctctttcagggccggcttggtgatggttgcctcctttaactgttgtttgtctaagaaggttttgatccctccatctagcttgaatgaaagtctagcaggatatattatccttggttgaaaccctttttcattcagggctcgatagataccttgccactcccttctggcttttagagtttgagtggagaaatctgcagataatcttatgggttttcccctgtatgtgactttttgtttctctcttgcagcctttaggatcctttctttatccttactacttctcattgtgactatgatgtgtcttggtgtcttcaggtctgggttgattctgtttggtactctctgggcctcttgaaccttgatatcctttctgttattcaggtctgggaagttttcttctattatttcctctagaatgtttgcttccccttcctctctttcttcctctggcaggccaattatacgaatgttacttcttttgatatcatcccatatgtctctgttgttgttttcagtgtctctcattctccttttaagctctttcacctctttcttcattttctctaactcatcctctgtctgactaattctgttttctgcttctgttagtctgctttcccttgcctcagcttctttcttcattacagctatttcagctttaagttctctaattgcctcaagataatcagtattttccttgggggtctcaactgttgtttccctaatactgccattcctttcctccaatgttgttttcatttttgtgattaataagtttattattgcttgcatacttttcttatctatggttacttctgactgatttgtagtttcttctgggctcttgtcttcattcattggggtagcagttttatttgtttttaatctacccatttttttatttaatgtgtttctctctttttttttatgctctgttgttcctcagttgttgtgtcttgagtacaagtaacactgtactaaagacctttatgacaattgcactcaccaacctccggaattacagtagcaactgaagtaagtattgaagtagtttaatcgttaccagttagccaaacaatttctccagtccgtgaaaaaaatagtaaccaaatccctgtgaagaaagagaaaagagaggatagcaagaatagacagttatgcaaatctactatccagtgtatattctaggggtaacaagaggggaaagggaactagagcagagatacacacatagaaagtccactctgagtcagatttctttcccaaagtaattcacaaattcagaaaggcaaagaagaaagaagtgtatgacaagattaaaaaaaaaaagagagagagagagagataagagagagaaatgggagagaaaagggagaagataagaagaagagttgtaattaaagagcagtgcaaggaacttcccaaatgtgtatcagtgaattcaaaaaaaacaaaaaaaaacccaccctgtttggtggtatggggtatcctgctagtagctggtcccagggactgcttatggggggggggggcggcgggaaggatgtatgcttgaaaattaaaaggaagaaaaaagaatttttttccctactctaattcttaacccaaattaagttatagtcacctccttggtgtctaaggacaccttattggctggcctgctaaaggcagaaaatcctattgtctccaggggggtgtgttcggagctcagaggctagcagcttctccatccgccatcttccgggaaacccccccctccagacttttttaaaggatttctcgaaaatgaaaactagctgcaagtcctttgatccaatgagagctatactcaagaagtctttggatccgccctcaggggcGCGGCGGatcctggagactcccaagagaaagcccctgagctaaagtgctctctccgggtcctctgcccgccgcgctctgcaaccggcggaggagccgccttcccggacggaggacaatgcccggtgcactcgccttgcccagcaccgcctgggaagtctggagccccgctagtccgcgtcacctttactctaattcttaacccaaattaaattataatcacctctttggtgtcaccccttattgacaggcctgctaaaggcagaaaatcctaccgttgccgacgatgtgatcagagcactcgctgttagcagcttctcagtccaccatcttcctccttccccgccccccccatcagcttttggtatcagggtgatgttggcttcataaaaggtggaagggagtattcctgtttcttcaatcttatggaatagcttaagaagtatgggtattaactgtttcctgaaagttttgtagaattcgtttgtgaagccatctggtccaggactcccCAGAAGTTTTATACTTTGTGGAgctggatttattttatttttgtttatgggGTGGGTAGTCAGGACAGTGGCATCCCTGGCTAAGCTCACTTAGTACTGAGCGCAAGGACATgtacaagtatctgggttcaagacccctggttccacacctgcaggggggacacctcatgagctgtgaaataggtctgcaggtgtctctctttctctccccctctctacctcctcctctctcaatttctctctggcgtatctaataagaaaaaaaaaggagggaaggaagaaaggaaggaagaaaaagaaaaaatggccaccaggagcagtggattgatagtgctggcaccaagacccagcaataaccttggaggcaacaataataatgataataaataagtaaataaatataagttaTTATCTAGGAATTATTTGACAAGAAAATTGTCTCAAGTGAATAATTTCACATTTCCCCTAAATCTATTGTCTCATACCTCACCCATCAACAAAGTTCCATTTCCTTTCACCCAGAGAACTGTGCCCCCAAGCCCACTTCttattcctttctccctttcccaaCTAGTTTCCTCGGATCTGCttatttaaaacaaacatttaataatatttcactcttttcccccctttcttcatttcttaaaTCATACATACATTACAAGTACCATCAGGTACTTTTCTTTTCCCTAACTTTTACttacataatcacctctagttccacgtTTGTAGTTAGCAAAGGATATGGTCTTTACTTTTCTTATCACTGAGTAAAGTCTCATTGTATATTTGTGCCACAACTTCCTTACTCATTTTTCTTCTGCCACTGAGCACTTTTTTTACCCCCAAATCTTGGCTATTATACATGGTCTTTGcattgaacatgggtatacatatGTATCTTCAGTTAAGTAGTTATTCAGATGTATACCTAGGAGAGGAACTGCCAGATAATATGGTGCATGTATATTTCAATACACTGAATAAACTGCATACCATATTGATTTCATTAGGATCTGGGCCAATTTATATTCTTACTAAAATTATAAAAGTGTTCCTTTTCTCCATATCCTCATTAGCACTTATTTCTCTTGGTCATTTTCAGAATTGTCAGGAGGTCATTTTCAGAAGTGTCAATTATATCCTatagttgtcttgatttgcatcttTCTGATAACAAAGGATAATGAGTATTTTTATGTGCCTATTGGACATATGCGTATCTTCttcagtaaaatgtatattcacccccattttaaattttttgttctttttcagtGATTTCCTATATGTTTttgtgagtttctttgcatatctTTTTTTATAATCCTGGGTCACTTATGGTATgcaaaaaatttgggggggggcaaTCATTTCATGTActgagcagaagcttttcatttctctttctttctctctctctttcttattgtaATTCTCAGTGAAGATTTGTTcttcttaaaataaatttctGGAATAAGCATTGCTAAATCATTCCACAGTTTAATAACAGTTCCTTCAAGTTTATGCTGACCTGAGTCTtaactccttcttccttccttccttccatccttccttccttccttccttccttccttccttccttccttccttcctcctttctttctttctttctttctttctttctttctttctttctttctctctttctaaaaagaaaaaattgacaaaaccataggataagaggggtacaactccacacaattcccaccaccagatctccgtatcccatcccctaccctgatagttttcctgtactcaagctggaagtatggacccaaggcccttgtgggatgcagaaggtagaaggtctggcttctgtaattgtttccctgctgaacatgggtgttgaaaagttgattcatactcccagcctgcctctctctttccctagtagggtgggtctctggggaagtggagctccaggacacattggtggggttgtctgtccgggcaagtctggttgacatcatgctagcatctggaacctggtggctgaaaagagagttaacatgcaaagccaaacaaattgttgagcaatcgtgaacttaaaggctggaatagtgcagatgaagagttgggggaatcctccattttgtagatagcttgtaggcatattttagttagattctcaagggcctgtgggtatactagtttgttttatttttccctgagcatgaaatctgatatgcaggtggatccaacttattgtctggggagatgaatagtaccagaaagctggatcagggaagagaatagttccctaatatgggaaaggggtatagatattgttgactgtaaaccccatcagttttatttggtctggggcccatattcagcttaggagcctatatgacctttgcatccttatagatctgagctcacattctgtggtcatgagtaggaacattccaagctgccccaatatcaggacccatcttcctcaagtgtagcatagagtatgttgtccatcatcccttcagagaatggaacattctctactgttgttgatccaagttgagggcaagatcctgtggggggcccacaaaggggtctattttgttgttcctaatagaaatgaccattaacaatggagagagggatttatttgaggtctaggcccatcatgtctctttgggaatctcaggactccctgaatagggccccagctgatgaggtggcctgatagtgactaaagagtcatcattaaagtatgccagtctcttgcccttattcagcttttgctgtcctgataaggttagctttggagtgagtgagaaaaaagtaataggaagtaggtgaggagggtatctaagtctaactagatattatttcattaggaactttatactaactcactgcagactattgtgtacttttgatttcagttatatattttgccctagtttatggatacatgtgaacatatgctctatctcacgggacctggtctatatctaggttttgggattttgttaggaagtgaaccatctggaatggaattagagaatgttatgaaaggaaagatctcacccgtgtaatgagggtgaaaggttgacattccatgtctgatgtctctggacacatgtgaaacatgccaaggtggtactcattgtgttgattaggttgggatcaactgatgcaatatca
It contains:
- the MACC1 gene encoding metastasis-associated in colon cancer protein 1 isoform X1 gives rise to the protein MLTSEKILFWSEGIPRRRSEGNLTGMEDNKSSRNCNITDPDLFLNCPDAFKLHDNTSKATNPFWNELSASNPFLDEITQLRNNKKKTNTSILKEDPYLFYREIETENSFDSSGDELDVHQLLRQPSSGKSGKSKSVSELLDILDDTTHSLRNMHNSDQILEQDLEWLQNDREAYKMAWLSQRQLARSCLDLNTVNQSPGWAQTQVAETPIVCRLNHQGGSVQLPESGISIHVPQGHVTVGEFQEVSLRAFLDPPQMLNHDLSCTVSPLLEIMLSNLKTMEGILLEMKIGAEVRKDPFSQVMTEMVCLHSMGKDGPFKVLTNCYFYKDIIQIKLIDLSQVMYLVVAAQAKAIQTPAATIWDYIHKTTSIGIYGPKYIHPSFTIIVTVCGHSYMPGKLTISDIKKGRKNTSPVVFQLWGKHSFLLDRPQNLNISAYSCDPDFEVKTKEERQEIKQKQLQAGQVVHQKILFSLVDSREMHLFVFCIQVDISSGRPPIQFCITSPDPAPNLRLSSLPGNSQEKEIKSVPLLPTVHVKYPTFQDKNLNFTTYGVTLKTVLRQSKIDYLLEYFKGDTVALLGEDKVKAIGHSKVKEWYVGVLRGKIGLVHCKNVKVITKKKGMSMSHSIFTTRHLLEQIALPLKKLTYIYSVVLTLVSEKVYDWKVLADVLGFSHLAPEDFDQIRADKESEKVSYVVKKLKEDCHADRSTKKFFYELIVALLKMDCQGLVAHLIQEAAILTSAVKLGKGWRELAEKLVRLTKQQMEAYETPHQGKTGYVSDEMMWKPAYDFLYTWGAHYGNSYRDVLQDLQSALDRMKNPVTKQWRDLTGVLILINSLEILRATAFSFSEEV
- the MACC1 gene encoding metastasis-associated in colon cancer protein 1 isoform X2; protein product: MEDNKSSRNCNITDPDLFLNCPDAFKLHDNTSKATNPFWNELSASNPFLDEITQLRNNKKKTNTSILKEDPYLFYREIETENSFDSSGDELDVHQLLRQPSSGKSGKSKSVSELLDILDDTTHSLRNMHNSDQILEQDLEWLQNDREAYKMAWLSQRQLARSCLDLNTVNQSPGWAQTQVAETPIVCRLNHQGGSVQLPESGISIHVPQGHVTVGEFQEVSLRAFLDPPQMLNHDLSCTVSPLLEIMLSNLKTMEGILLEMKIGAEVRKDPFSQVMTEMVCLHSMGKDGPFKVLTNCYFYKDIIQIKLIDLSQVMYLVVAAQAKAIQTPAATIWDYIHKTTSIGIYGPKYIHPSFTIIVTVCGHSYMPGKLTISDIKKGRKNTSPVVFQLWGKHSFLLDRPQNLNISAYSCDPDFEVKTKEERQEIKQKQLQAGQVVHQKILFSLVDSREMHLFVFCIQVDISSGRPPIQFCITSPDPAPNLRLSSLPGNSQEKEIKSVPLLPTVHVKYPTFQDKNLNFTTYGVTLKTVLRQSKIDYLLEYFKGDTVALLGEDKVKAIGHSKVKEWYVGVLRGKIGLVHCKNVKVITKKKGMSMSHSIFTTRHLLEQIALPLKKLTYIYSVVLTLVSEKVYDWKVLADVLGFSHLAPEDFDQIRADKESEKVSYVVKKLKEDCHADRSTKKFFYELIVALLKMDCQGLVAHLIQEAAILTSAVKLGKGWRELAEKLVRLTKQQMEAYETPHQGKTGYVSDEMMWKPAYDFLYTWGAHYGNSYRDVLQDLQSALDRMKNPVTKQWRDLTGVLILINSLEILRATAFSFSEEV